A genome region from Geobacter pickeringii includes the following:
- a CDS encoding DUF3187 family protein — MKILRRGAGAVAFSAVFALSTLAHGAEITPFRTVNMSPVVQIFGLPAIGTARLLPKGGGEASLVFDAANNFAIDQTQREQVVLDGETYRLALGLRYGIAKGIEGGIEVPFIFHSGGELDGFVEWFHSSFGFDTGGRDQVPEGRLLYTYSRDGVQQFRVDHPNGGIGDIRLTTGIRLYDDESAAPRALALRAALKLPTGNSGKLRGSGSVDGSLWLTGSDDYRLGGWGHATIFAAAGGMVMSKGDVLKDQQKSVAAFGSLGAGWSPFDWFALKVQTNWHSSLYRGSTLRELDFDTLQIIGGGTIAFPTGTALDLGVSEDLNVKTSPDVVFHLALTQRF, encoded by the coding sequence GTGAAAATCCTCCGTCGGGGAGCGGGGGCGGTGGCCTTTTCGGCTGTCTTCGCCCTCTCGACCCTGGCTCACGGGGCGGAGATCACGCCGTTCCGGACCGTCAACATGAGCCCCGTCGTCCAGATCTTCGGGCTGCCGGCCATCGGGACCGCCCGGCTGCTGCCGAAGGGAGGGGGGGAGGCGAGCCTCGTCTTCGATGCGGCCAACAACTTCGCCATCGACCAGACTCAGCGCGAACAGGTCGTCCTGGACGGCGAGACCTACCGCCTCGCCCTCGGGCTTCGCTACGGGATCGCCAAGGGGATCGAGGGGGGGATCGAGGTCCCCTTCATCTTCCACAGCGGCGGCGAGCTCGACGGCTTCGTCGAGTGGTTCCACAGCTCCTTCGGCTTCGACACCGGGGGACGGGACCAGGTCCCCGAGGGACGCCTCCTCTACACGTACAGCCGGGACGGAGTGCAGCAGTTCAGGGTCGACCACCCCAATGGCGGCATCGGCGACATCCGCCTGACCACCGGCATCCGGCTCTACGACGACGAGAGCGCCGCGCCGCGGGCCCTGGCCCTCCGTGCCGCCCTCAAGCTCCCCACCGGCAACAGCGGCAAGCTGCGGGGCAGCGGCAGCGTCGACGGCTCCCTCTGGCTCACGGGGAGCGACGACTACCGGCTCGGCGGGTGGGGGCACGCCACCATCTTCGCCGCCGCCGGCGGAATGGTGATGAGCAAGGGGGATGTCCTGAAGGACCAGCAGAAGAGCGTGGCAGCCTTCGGCTCCCTCGGTGCCGGCTGGAGCCCCTTCGACTGGTTCGCCCTGAAGGTGCAGACCAACTGGCACTCGTCCCTCTACCGGGGGAGCACCCTGCGGGAATTGGACTTCGACACCCTGCAGATCATTGGCGGCGGCACCATCGCCTTCCCCACGGGGACTGCCCTCGACCTGGGAGTTTCGGAAGACCTCAACGTCAAGACCTCCCCCGACGTGGTGTTCCACCTGGCCCTGACCCAGCGGTTCTGA